One Archocentrus centrarchus isolate MPI-CPG fArcCen1 chromosome 10, fArcCen1, whole genome shotgun sequence genomic region harbors:
- the gar1 gene encoding H/ACA ribonucleoprotein complex subunit 1: MSFRGGGRGGGRGGGFNRGGGGFNRGGGGGRGGGGFGGRGGGGGFGRGGGRGGFNRQQDYGPPEYVVALGEFMHPCEDDIVCKCTTEENKVPYFNAPVYLENKEQIGKVDEIFGQLRDFYFSVKLSENMKASSFKKLQKFYIDPMKLLPLQRFLPRPPGEKGPPRGGRGGGRGGGRGGGRGGGFRGGRGGGGRGGGGGGFRGRGGFGGRGFRGGR; the protein is encoded by the exons ATGTCGttcagaggaggaggacgaggtgGTGGAAGAGGGGGAGGTTTTAACCGAGGCGGTGGAGGTTTTAAccgtggtggtggaggaggacgAGGCGGAGGAGGATTCGGTGGaagaggaggtggtggaggattTGGACGAGGTGGTGGAAGAGGAGGTTTTAATAGACAACAAGATTATGGTCCTCCTGAGTATGTTGTTG CACTGGGAGAGTTCATGCATCCATGTGAAGATGACATCGTCTGTAAGTGCACAACAGAGGAAAACAAGGTTCCCTACTTCAATGCCCCAGTGTACCTGGAAAACAAGGAGCAGATCGGGAAAGTGGATGAGATATTTGGCCAACTCAGAGACTTT TATTTTTCAGTAAAACTTTCTGAAAATATGAAGGCATCTTCATTCAAGAAACTACAAAAG ttttatatAGATCCAATGAAGCTTCTACCGCTGCAGAGGTTCCTCCCGAGGCCGCCAGGAGAAAAGGGGCCaccaagaggaggaagaggagggggtaGAGGTGGTGGAAGGGGCGGTGGTCGTGGAG gcGGTTTTCGAGGAGGCAGGGGTGGTGGTGgccgtggtggtggtggaggcgGCTTCAGAGGAAGAGGTGGTTTTGGTGGTCGTGGAT
- the LOC115786888 gene encoding alcohol dehydrogenase class-3-like isoform X2, which translates to MKFRPFPLVLGHEAAGIVESVGPDVTGFSPGDKVIPLFLPYCGDCECCQSPKTNHCRKNWVNTQAGVLADGTSRISCKGQQVYQFLGVSSFSQYTVVPDTSLAKIRSDAPLDKVCLLGCGVSTGYGAAINAAKVEKDSTCAVFGLGAVGLAAVMGCKVSMAKKIIGVDINPNKFEKARLFGATECINPRRYTKPIQEVVVEMTDGGVDYALECVGSPAVMSAALESTRDAWGTCVIAGWTETEAMSVPVEKLLMGRTLKGTYFGGWKSMKDVPGLVDDYMKGKLQLDEFITHKFQLVQINQAFELIKMGESICSVISL; encoded by the exons ATGAAATTCAGGCCCTTCCCTTTAGTACTTGGTCATGAGGCAGCAGGCATAGTGGAAAGTGTTGGTCCAGATGTCACAGGATTCTCACCGG gggaCAAAGTTATTCCTCTTTTTCTGCCATATTGTGGGGATtgtgaatgctgtcaaagtccaaaaacaaatcATTGCAGGAAGAACTG GGTGAATACACAAGCTGGTGTGTTGGCCGATGGTACGAGCAGGATATCTTGCAAGGGGCAGCAAGTTTACCAGTTCCTTGGAGTCAGTTCTTTctcccagtacactgtggtcccTGACACCTCACTTGCTAAGATAAGAAGCGATGCTCCTCTGGACAAAGTCTGTCTGCTTGGCTGTGGTGTCTCCACTGGTTATGGAGCTGCTATTAATGCAGCCAAG GTTGAAAAAGATTCCACGTGTGCTGTTTTTGGGCTTGGAGCTGTCGGACTGGCTGCCGTCATGGGTTGCAAGGTTTCTATGGCAAAAAAGATCATCGGGGTCGACATAAACCCCAACAAGTTTGAGAAAGCCAGACTGTTTGGAGCGACGGAGTGCATCAACCCAAGACGCTATACGAAGCCTATCCAGGAGGTTGTGGTGGAGATGACGGATGGAGGTGTGGACTACGCTCTGGAGTGTGTTGGAAGTCCAGCTGTCATG AGCGCTGCACTTGAGTCCACAAGAGATGCCTGGGGTACTTGTGTCATTGCTGGTTGGACAGAGACAGAAGCAATGAGCGTTCCAGTTGAAAAGCTTCTGATGGGACGAACATTGAAGGGGACTTATTTTGGAG GTTGGAAGAGCATGAAAGATGTGCCTGGACTGGTAGATGACTACATGAAGGGCAAGTTGCAGCTGGATGAGTTTATCACTCACAAGTTCCAGCTCGTTCAAATCAATCAGGCCTTTGAACTAATAAAAATGGGTGAAAG cATCTGCTCTGTCATCAGTCTCTAA
- the LOC115786888 gene encoding alcohol dehydrogenase class-3-like isoform X1, whose protein sequence is MSTAGRVITCKAAVAWEPGKPLSIEEVEVAPPKAHEVRIKIAATGVCHTDWEYLFETEKAMKFRPFPLVLGHEAAGIVESVGPDVTGFSPGDKVIPLFLPYCGDCECCQSPKTNHCRKNWVNTQAGVLADGTSRISCKGQQVYQFLGVSSFSQYTVVPDTSLAKIRSDAPLDKVCLLGCGVSTGYGAAINAAKVEKDSTCAVFGLGAVGLAAVMGCKVSMAKKIIGVDINPNKFEKARLFGATECINPRRYTKPIQEVVVEMTDGGVDYALECVGSPAVMSAALESTRDAWGTCVIAGWTETEAMSVPVEKLLMGRTLKGTYFGGWKSMKDVPGLVDDYMKGKLQLDEFITHKFQLVQINQAFELIKMGESICSVISL, encoded by the exons ATGTCAACAGCTGGTCGG GTGATCACATGCAAGGCAGCTGTTGCCTGGGAGCCTGGGAAGCCCCTTTCTATTGAAGAAGTGGAGGTGGCTCCACCTAAAGCCCATGAAGTCCGAATTAAG ATTGCTGCCACAGGTGTGTGCCACACAGACTGGGAATACCTGTTTGAGACTGAAAAAGCGATGAAATTCAGGCCCTTCCCTTTAGTACTTGGTCATGAGGCAGCAGGCATAGTGGAAAGTGTTGGTCCAGATGTCACAGGATTCTCACCGG gggaCAAAGTTATTCCTCTTTTTCTGCCATATTGTGGGGATtgtgaatgctgtcaaagtccaaaaacaaatcATTGCAGGAAGAACTG GGTGAATACACAAGCTGGTGTGTTGGCCGATGGTACGAGCAGGATATCTTGCAAGGGGCAGCAAGTTTACCAGTTCCTTGGAGTCAGTTCTTTctcccagtacactgtggtcccTGACACCTCACTTGCTAAGATAAGAAGCGATGCTCCTCTGGACAAAGTCTGTCTGCTTGGCTGTGGTGTCTCCACTGGTTATGGAGCTGCTATTAATGCAGCCAAG GTTGAAAAAGATTCCACGTGTGCTGTTTTTGGGCTTGGAGCTGTCGGACTGGCTGCCGTCATGGGTTGCAAGGTTTCTATGGCAAAAAAGATCATCGGGGTCGACATAAACCCCAACAAGTTTGAGAAAGCCAGACTGTTTGGAGCGACGGAGTGCATCAACCCAAGACGCTATACGAAGCCTATCCAGGAGGTTGTGGTGGAGATGACGGATGGAGGTGTGGACTACGCTCTGGAGTGTGTTGGAAGTCCAGCTGTCATG AGCGCTGCACTTGAGTCCACAAGAGATGCCTGGGGTACTTGTGTCATTGCTGGTTGGACAGAGACAGAAGCAATGAGCGTTCCAGTTGAAAAGCTTCTGATGGGACGAACATTGAAGGGGACTTATTTTGGAG GTTGGAAGAGCATGAAAGATGTGCCTGGACTGGTAGATGACTACATGAAGGGCAAGTTGCAGCTGGATGAGTTTATCACTCACAAGTTCCAGCTCGTTCAAATCAATCAGGCCTTTGAACTAATAAAAATGGGTGAAAG cATCTGCTCTGTCATCAGTCTCTAA